GGAAACATGCCGAAAGAGTAAGGTAGTAAGACACAGTTAAAATCCAACTCAGCTTAAACTTTAACTGTGTTCCTCCACGGTGCCAGAGCCCACGTTGTCTAGCCACTACCCACTGTCCTCAGAGATACTCCAGGAAGACTGCTCCACTGGTCCCTCCACAAAGAAGAAGTCAGCAGAGGAAGTTTCTCCCACACCACCGTCTCATGACATTGTGTTCTTCCCTGCCTGTGATTCATTCAGCCCTTGTCTCTCCCACATCCCAAACTCTCTCACTGCCACTCCTGTATCATGAGGCTATTCCTGGTGCGCTCCTCTGTCCTGGAACTTTAACTCTGCCTGGAGGACACCATGTCCATTGCAGCTTTCTCAAGGAAAAATCGTTTATTCTTCACACTCCATGTACCTTAAGTTCAGAAGGTGACTTTGCTGTTGCCCATTGTCCCCATTACTGTGGGCAGACCGTTAGTGGCTCCTCcttttattcaaaacaaaagaaagcaaaaagcaaacTAACTTCTTTTGAGAAGTGCCGTTTGGGCAAactactctgtctccctcttcagATCTGTCATCTCCACAAATCCCAGTCAGCCCTGCTCTGACACCTGACTCCCAGTCTTCctttaaaatgactttaaatCTTAGCATCATTCTGTTTGTTTGGAAGAGTCATGAATCATACCTGTTTCTTGCTTTCTCATCCAGTTAACATTCTGGTACTCTCAGAAGTGGCTCAGTCTCAGCAGTAAGTTATGGGCCACCCTAATCCTGGATGACTTAAACGGTTACCTGGGAAGATATACATAATCCTTTGGTCTCCCATTTCATTGGTCACATCAGCCACCCAGGCCCATGGTCACATTCTGGACATTGTCAGCACCCATAATAATGTCGATACCTCCAGAAGGAAAATTCAATCCGCCTACCTTCTGACCACAATAACCTTTCCTTCCAGCTGGCCTGTTCAGCTAGCTACTCCCATGACAGCTAAACTTTCTCCAAACCTAGGGAACCTAGCTTTGCAGGAGAGTCACACGACTGAGCAGATTGCTTCCACCATCATCGCCGATTTCAAATAGATTCTCGGGCTGCCTGGAAATCTCATTAAATTTTTCTAGTCACATTTTCTGCAATGACCTTGTCAAACTTTCTCCAGTTCCCCAAATCTATGATTGTCTATGATAGTCCCTACTATCACACTCCCAGCAGAAGCCTCTACTTCTCTTCTTACCATATAAAAGACAATAGAGGCTTTAAATGAGAACTTCCTTATCTCACAGctatcaaaaataagaaattcctTGTCTACTCTAAACCCACCTTTCTTCCTCtggtaaaatacagaaaatcttatttctctttatttaaggacccaagaatatacaatgaggaaaaggtAGTTTCTTCAGGAAATGGTGGTGGTGAAACTAGACAGCcccataccatacacaaaaataaactcaaaatagattaaagacataaatgtgaagcctgaaaccataaaattcctagaagacatATGGAGTAAACTCTTGGATATTGGCCATAGCAATACTTTTCTGGATCTGTTTcctcaagcaagggaaacaaaagcaaaaataaactattggaactataccaaactaaaagcttttgcacagtgaaggaaaccatcaacaaaaccaaaaggcacgctactgaatggaagaatatatttacaaatgatatatatgataaaggattaatatccaaaatatataagaactcatacaactcaacaccaacaaaacaaataatgcagttaaaaaattggcagaggacctgaattacagatggccaacagacacatgaaaagatgttcaacatcactaatcatcaggaaaatgcaaatcaaaactacaatgacaggggcgcctgggtggcgcagtcggttaagcgtccgacttcagccaggtcacgatctcgcggtccttgagttcgagccccgcgtcaggctctgggctgatggctcggagcctggagcctgtttccgattctgtgtctccctctctctctgcccctcccccgttcatgctctgtctctctctgtcccaaaaataaataaacgttgaaaaaaaaaaaaactacaatgacatatcccctcacacctgtcagaatggctagcatcaaaaagaGGAGGTATAACAagtttggtgaggatgtggagaaaaggaacccttgtgaactgttggtgggaaggtaaactggtgcaaccactctggaaaacagtatgatggttcatcaaaaaattaaaaaaagaaataccatatgatctagtaattctacttctgggtatttaccagttgaaaaagtaaacactaatttgaaaagatatatgcacccctatgtttattgcagcatgatttacaataaccaagatatggaaacaacctaagtgtccatcaatagataaatgaataaagaagatacagtgtatatatatataatagaatgaagtcttgccatttgtaacaacacagatggacatagaaggtattacgctaagtaaaataagtccaatagagaaagacaattatcatGATTTcccttatatgtgaaatctaaaaaacaaaacaaatgaacaaaaaacagaaacagactcacaaattcagagaacaaactggtggttgccagagatgaGGAGGTTGGGGGGACAGGCAAAATCAGTGaggggaattaagaggtacaaactttcagttataaattaaataagtcgcagggatgaaaagtacagcatggagaatatagtcaataatatagCAATAATTTCATATGGTAATAAGGGCaactacacttaccatggtgagcattcataatgtatataatcgtcaaatcactatgttgtacacttgaaactaatataatattataaactatatttcaattacaaagaaaaaaagaacttgaaaactTTTCACCATCCATTATTTCTACTCTCTCTTTAATATTTAATCCTTCAATCTCATCTGGTTTCTTCCTACttgaaaaccatttaaaaaaataaaataaaatctttctcaaTTTCACATGGCTGACTCTCTACCTCCCTATCCTTCTCCTCTTTACAGGCAAACTACTCAGAAGGGTTATTTTGCTCACCTATTCACTCCTTAGCCCATCTGGCCTCCAGCCCCAACATGCTATTAAAAATAGGtctctgtggggtgcctggttggctcaattggttgagcgcctgactcttgatttcagctcaggtcatgatctcacagtttgtgagatcagggcctgcctggggctctgcagtggcagtatggagtctgcttgggattctctccctctctctctgcccctccccagctctctctctctctcaaaataaataaacatttaaaataatacatctcTGTGATCGTTAATATGGCTCAAGTTAATGGGTACGTCTTGATCTTCATCTTATATTACTCTTAACAGCCCCAGACATGGCTGCACACTCCCACTGTTGTGAATTCCTCAACACCACCTTCTCCTGGTTTGCCTCCCACCCCATCAgagctctccctctgtctccttttcagGCTCAACTTCCTCTACTTTGATGATGACATTCCTTAAAGCTTAGCATAAGGTCTTTTTCTCATCTTACTCACTTCTAAGCCATCTATCTCATCAATGGCCACCTGTGGGTAGATTAGCCAACCTGTGTATCTCTAACTGTAAACCACACTCTGAGCATCAGCCCCTTACACATCTCTCTACATGAGGTCTCCACTCACACGTCTCAAAAGTTTATCATACTCAACTTGTTCAAAATAAAACTcactatcttcccctcccccagtctccccCTGCACCCACCACTCATCTCATTGAACGGCAATGACATCCATCATTATCCAAGTCTGCATCTTAGTGGTCATCCTtggctcctccctcttcctcactctgTTCAAATCCAGTCATCACTGCCTCCTATCAACTACCTTATAAATATCTCTCAGGTCcatccatttatttccatttccactgTCACCAATCTAGTCCAAACCACTGTAAATCTCTCAGCCAGCCTCGCTCAGAAATCTTCCTGCACCCATTCTTCTCTTCATCTGGTTAATTCCCCAAACTACAGCCAAAGTGATTTTCCTAAAACATAAATCCTGCCAGCTTAAAGTATTCTTAACACAATCTCATTGcttttaagatgagaaaacaaCCTTCAACATGGTCCACATGGTCCTACATGGTCTCTCCCTACTGACCCTTCTTCGTCTAGCCCTGCCTCACACCAGAGCCCTCAGGACTGCAGTCACACTGGCTTACACTCAATTCCTAATCCcttctgccactctcccactccTGTGGCAGCCCATCAGCAAACATTGGTGATTCTGCTCTGAAATCATATCTTGAATCCAAACTCTTCCCATCATCCCCATCTTCAGGATACTAACCAAAACCGCCATCATCTTTCACCTGGATTACTGCCACAGCCCACTGAATGATCTCTCACTGCCCTTTGTCTTGCTCCATTCGATCCATTTCCAATCACCAACCAGCATGATGACGTACAGCAAAAGTCCAGGCATGTACTTACTTCCTAAAATCTTTCCAATGGCTCCCCACTGCAATCAGAATAAAAGTCAAAGTCCTCAAGGCTGACCCCAAGCCACTGCCTAATGTGGTCCCTGCTTacctctctgtccccatctgTTACCAATGCCCTACTTTTTTTGCTGTATGCTAGACACATGGGCCCTCTTTCTAACCTTCTATGTTCCCATCTCAAGACCTTTCcttgctctttcttctcttggaATGTTCTTCCAAGCCTCTGAATGGCTGCTCCTTTTCATGACTTTGCAGAGAGGTATTGcctgctctcttcctctcctgtgaAAGTCACTCCATTGCTTCACCTGACTTTCCGTATAGTACTATGTTCAGAACCTTCCAATGGCTGCTTCCTGTCTCAGAGTAAAGTCCCGACCACAGCCAGAAAGACCACACGTTATCTGGCCACAATTTCCTCTTTGATCTCATACACCACCTGTTTCCCTGTCACTGCGCTCCATCCATACTAGCTTCCTTGCTGTTTTCCCAACATCTCAAGTGCCTTCCTAACCCAGAGCCTTTAAACATTCTCATCCCCAAATCGACATGAATGAATCTCTCATGTCATTTAGGTCTGGCTCAACTAACACTTATCAAAAAAGCTCTTCCTTGAGGATCCTAATTAATATAAGGCTCCATCCCTACTACCATCACTCTCACCTTTCAACTGCCTTCAAAACACTTACGTTActtaatatggtaaatattaacTTGCTTTCTCAGCAAGAATTTTCTTCACaactatttttattgttcttagaTGAGTTAAtagtttttccttaaataaatggCCGAACTATCTTAATTTACCCAATAGATTTGTGTGTCTAATATATCTGTATGTCTTTAGGTCTTCTCCACCACCTTCCTTCCCCACACGGCGGGGAGGCCCTTTAAGACACGGCCCTGTAGGGAAGACGCGGTAAATTCAATCCCACTCACAAACTGTTTCTAACTTCTGTATTTTCGGATCTCCCCACTTTCTCCCAGGAGGCTCCACTCCCAAAGAATCTCGGACTACGTCCAGTCAGTCCTTTGCTATTACAAATCCTGCGGCCAAGAATGGGCGTGGATATATGCATTGCTTCTTTTCATCACTGTAATACATTCttagaagtgggatttctggatcaaaGGGTAACTGCCTACGCAAGTTAAATAGCTGTTGCCGAATTCGCCGCCACCGGGTTCGTACCATTTTGGAGTTCCACCGGCAACGTGTCAGAGCGCCTGTTTCTTCACAGTTTCGCCCGCGCCAACTCAGTGTCCTTAagctttggggggaggggagggttgccATCCGAGAGTTGAGACATTGGCTGCGCGGAGCGCGCCCTTCCACATCCGACCTCCAACCCCGCAACCCCACCCAGGACTCCCGCTGGGACCTGCTCGCTTGCGGACCcgtgcgggggaggggcgggcaggcgCGCacgcggggggcggggaggggcgggcaggcgCGCACGCGCGGGGCCCCCCGCGCTCCGCACACACGCGCCGCGTCCCCAGCAGGTGGGCTGCGCGCGGCGGGCAGATCCGGCCTTGCTCAACAGGATCGAAAGAGGAAGCGCACAAAGGGCTGAAGTAAACACTTAGGAAGACCGTTGCAAAATAGATGAGGTTCTCGGGTTTTTTGGAGCCATCATCTGGCCCCAGATCCCTTAGTCACTAATATAGCGAGCGACCGAGAAGACTCAATTCGCTAGGGAACGCTCCGGAGGGAAGGGGACGCGCGTAGGGGCGGGATGAGGGAAGAAGGCCCAACTTttcccagaattaaaaaaaacaactttcgaGGGTGTGGTGTAGAAGCGAGGCACAGACCCGATTAGTTGGAAAAAGCAGTCCCCGAGTTTCAAGAGTCTGCATCCACCCGTACTCCTCCGTGTGTGTCTCGAACCGAGCGCCCTCGTGGCACCTCGATGCAAAGCGGCGCGGCGGGCGCCTCACGTCTGCGCGCTGCGTGGGAAGGGCAGGGCTGACACCACTTCCTCCCCGAGGCGGCGGACCTGAGCCCGGGTGGAGTCCAGTGCGCCGCGTCGCCTGCCACGCCGCTGCCCCGCCGCCGGCCCGCGCCCCGCCCGCGCGGAGTCCCAGCCGAGCTCCGCCGAGTCCCCACGCAGCCGTCGAGGTAAGCGGCGCCGGCCCCGTCCGGGCGCCCTGAGAGCTGCAGCCGGGACCCTCGGGGCTGCCGCGGGACCCTGTGTGTCCAGCGGGTCTGCTCCGGGGCCCGACCCAGCTCCCCGCGTTGGCCGGGAGAACGCGCTCCCCCCGCTTGGCCCTCGAGGGGAGCGCGTCCCCCCGGGTCCCCTCCGCCGACTTGAGTACTTGACCCGGCCACGCGGGGGGTTGGGGCGCGGGCTCGTCTTCCCTGCGTTCGCTTTCATCACAATTTGACTGATTTCCTGCCCAGAAAGTTGCTTCAGAGATAGTCGGGGAACCCGTATGAACCCTCACCTGTTCAGCTGTCCAGAGCCCCAACTTGACCCTTCTGGAGGAATTCCTGGGGGCATTTTAGGGCACCTTAGATTAAATGCAAGTCGTGCAAGAATGGGAGTGACGATCGAAGTCTGATGTATTTTAGTGTTACCGTACTTTAAAACTTTTGGACAATTCTTTCGTcgttttaaaaacatctttaccAGTGATTGTCCTTTTCATTTTACAGTAAGGTAGAGGAAAGATTTGGACAGCAGGTGTAAGTTTCATAATTTGGTTTGGGGGGAATGCCCATAGTGACGTTTTATAGCATGAAGGAAACTAACTGGGATGCCCTTACATCCAGGGGACCTCAGCCCAGGAGTCCCCCAGGAGACTTTGTCCCTTGCACCTCTTACTGTCTTTTCGGGAAGGTATTTCTTCTTCATACCATTGTGGAAAGGTAAATGTGTAGTTTCCTAGTGCCACTCAGAGTAAAGCTGTTGAAGAAGAACTTTAAATGtggacattagaaaaaaaagcagtatcaGAGGAAAGTAACATAGAGAAAAGGTGCATGACTTGATTACTCCCAAGGATATTATTTCTGGTAGCAAAATGTGGTTTAAATAAAGGCAAGGGTACTTACTACCTACTACTAATTTTAAATTCTGGGCCTCTGAACAGAAATTTCAGAAAGACAGCTTTTGTCCCTTGGAATGAACCTCCAATGCCAATTTTCCCTCAGGCCCCACTGCAGTAGTCTTACAGTTAAGATTGGCtagcaaaattaacaaaaaaactaCTGAGAAATCTTCTATAATGTCTTCCGGGTGGTATTTCCTGTCTGTTCAACGTGTTGTGAAAGGTCTAAGAAATTTAATGTCATCTTCAGGCTGTTAACACATAACCATTTCACACTGATACTAATGCTTGTGGGTTTTTTCTGGGTATTTGGGAGATTTGGATTCAAGCTCCAAATCCGCCTTTAACTAGACAAGGTTGGCCTTGATTAAGTTGCCTTAACCTCCCTGGACCTGAGAGGAAAGCGAATTTGTTTGACTAGAGTATGTCTGTCATTATAATAGCAATTGGGGAACAGCTATAAATTCTTTGAATTTGTCCTGCCTAGAATACTAGCAAAGTTAGAATTGCTGATCAcacagaaaagaatggagaaaatcatACTGATAACATATTTTGTTAAAGTCTGAAATATCAACAGTTTTGAGGCCCTTTGTTTCTATAGAAGGTCCTCCAAAAATGGTCCGTTTTTGTTCTATATGTAAAATGGCAGGTTTCCATTCTGTTGAAAAAACTGAGGTAGAGAATTGATGTGCTCAAGCTTGGACAGGTCAGTATTAGATTCCAAAATTCTTCAATTATTACTCCTCAAGAGATATAACTTTGTGGTATGGATTACTTAATGATTTAGTTACTTTAAATCTTAAACACAGTACTTACAAGGTTATATATATTGTGtccattaattttttcttatttttatatcctaGGAATGTATAACAATCATCcacttttttttacctttattcacTCATAGTAAAAAAGTTttagatattttcatattattattagaatgagctatttataaaatttgttgCCATAAATGTCTGTTTGATATGCCACTCTGAATTTCTTTAAACCATCCTACTTTcaaaagcattattatttttgtttacttctaATCCTCTTCCatcttattttaagtatttttatgtcCAAAACCTTTCAGTGAGTCCATAAATCTTATATAAATTAAGTTGGCATTTCATAGTTTATCAcaccaaaatattttcaatgctAAAGACCTCATAGTTTATTTTATAGGCAATAGAATGATCTTAGTAATTCTCACCTGGAAATAGAACAATTCTTATtaacataattaattttttaggaTGTAAATGtgtctaagtatttttttaaactttattttattttggggggagaacacaagtggggaagaagcagagagaaggggactgaagcaggctgtgtgctgacaggctgacagcagctagccccgTATGGAATTCAAActccccaaccatgagattatgacctgagctgaagtcagacactcaaccaactgagccacccaggcacccttaaataTGTCCATATTTTATGTCAGTTCTGTCATCCTCTGTGGCAAGTAGCTTAAAGTTTAAGCAATTATTACAAATTGAAGTACATCATAAATGCCAGGATTTGAGGTGTTAGATTGAGGGTATAGCTCACACTGGTTGTATAGTCATGTTTTTCTGTATTATAGTTATGAGAAACATGATTTGTAGGGAAAACTGCTATTTGGAAAAGTTAACAGATTTCTCTTGAGAAGAGAGAACAGCAGCATTAAGGAATGGCGTTGAATAAGCCATAATCAATTTAAGGGGCTAAGGTTGTACATGCACAGTAACAAGGCAGGGCCTGTGGACAGCTTCTAGGGACTAGAGAATGTGACCTGCCACCACAGCATCCCCATTGTCTAGCCAAATTCCTGGCACCATAGTTAGGACTCAAAAAGCATTTACTAAATGTGCAGATATAGCAGTTCCACTTGTGGGTTATGCCATCAGAATGTCACAAGCCCCTGACCCAGGGAGCTCTGTTGGTACCAACCCTGAGGCATGAGCAGGCAGAGATACAGCACCATTCCAAGGGACCACA
The Lynx canadensis isolate LIC74 chromosome B4, mLynCan4.pri.v2, whole genome shotgun sequence DNA segment above includes these coding regions:
- the LOC115518617 gene encoding uncharacterized protein LOC115518617 gives rise to the protein MGIPPKPNYETYTCCPNLSSTLLNSSRRVKLGLWTAEQVRVHTGSPTISEATFWAGNQSNCDESERREDEPAPQPPAWPGQVLKSAEGTRGDALPSRAKRGERVLPANAGSWVGPRSRPAGHTGSRGSPEGPGCSSQGARTGPAPLTSTAAWGLGGARLGLRAGGARAGGGAAAWQATRRTGLHPGSGPPPRGGSGVSPALPTQRADVRRPPRRFASRCHEGARFETHTEEYGWMQTLETRGLLFPTNRLKDTELARAKL